In the Scomber japonicus isolate fScoJap1 chromosome 18, fScoJap1.pri, whole genome shotgun sequence genome, one interval contains:
- the smcr8a gene encoding guanine nucleotide exchange protein smcr8a: MIGSPDLVAFTKEDEYGQTSPDPWALPEEFSVPLYPLADSNPWAKTSYAKFTKDFILISEFSEQVGPQPLLTIPDDPKICGTFDLNYFSLRIMSVDYQASFVGHPPGSGYPRLSFVEDSRVVLGDSKEGAFAYVHHLTLYDLEARGFVRPFCMAYVSADERKIMLQFQELSLRFSQASECLKAGNRRAFAKELQRKLRDLEYTHSVLQREEGLQREAGPQRMYSAHAVEKANELANVEKSIYEHRDLLRQISLYPRRPRRDPHAVTCQKCMSECLSECEALLDKYAKLANPFSYNNKGEKGEEGRADGGGGDGEGDEEEDESVKRRPSYTPQLIKAKSAKCFDKRLKTLQELCENTFYSATVELLKETERSFRGDLCYLHTRRLDRALRRKQRLTNFLFEEDLGDDDEDEGRTLRPFCAVNHAIDNYSLLNPPPIVLGPDHLELDSLEPPDLLDPASETSHTQESELGLGESHLESSPSDQTLETQESSEETKGSFSSDKSGLGQSETQQNLAGMKSEAPDPDPDPDSDLTPDPDHNTDLERESSSEETETTAGDDEGDNKEAQTPNSLLEAVSGLEASREDVCDGGAEEVSDLLVQIDTACCMAQEGFLYEASAPESVPHLSQNSHPQPLSQTLVVNQEPQALLPLQDDYAVGSPCSESPVAGLELPVGVLGDAVSRTSVEDGWDCTMSASTGSDRAASPLGYGGAVTLRQRKKAGQGALRFVRQYPFAMQALWCLLSGRTLVVLGADEGRVRRLVAALALFVPSPGKCGERIQAWLSCPFTLTDLQRWKLIGLQRVASPVGSSMLYSLSRYSRYISILDADQKTLRCPPYRGQLLANIADHRTYIRRGSTYFLHVQSTLCRLAAKAFLFTFTHHLHLPVSSTEGPEGVEGRRCCFLQEQLGLGEEDSHILLYLSQLITHQYLQPTNGSNAAVPCFSFNYTTSVLYKI, from the exons ATGATAGGCTCACCTGACCTGGTGGCTTTCACTAAAGAGGACGAGTATGGGCAGACCAGTCCCGACCCCTGGGCTCTCCCCGAGGAGTTCTCTGTTCCCCTCTATCCTCTGGCTGACTCCAACCCCTGGGCCAAAACCTCCTATGCCAAGTTCACCAAAGACTTCATCCTCATCTCTGAGTTCTCTGAACAGGTGGGTCCTCAGCCTCTCCTCACCATCCCCGATGACCCTAAAATCTGCGGCACCTTCGATCTCAACTACTTCTCCCTGCGCATCATGTCAGTGGACTACCAGGCCTCCTTCGTGGGGCATCCACCAGGCAGCGGTTACCCAAGGCTCAGCTTTGTGGAGGACTCCAGGGTGGTGTTGGGAGACTCAAAGGAAGGGGCGTTCGCCTACGTCCACCACCTTACACTTTACGACTTGGAAGCGAGGGGCTTTGTGCGACCGTTCTGCATGGCGTATGTTTCAGCAGATGAGAGGAAGATCATGCTGCAGTTCCAGGAGCTGTCCCTCCGCTTCTCACAGGCCTCTGAGTGTCTGAAGGCTGGAAACAGAAGAGCCTTTGCCAAGGAACTGCAGAGGAAGCTCCGAGACCTGGA GTACACTCACTCGGTgctgcagagggaggagggTCTGCAGAGAGAGGCGGGCCCTCAGCGTATGTACTCCGCTCACGCCGTGGAGAAGGCCAACGAGCTTGCAAACGTGGAAAAGAGCATCTATGAACACAGAGACCTGCTGAGACAGATCAGCTTGTACCCTCGCCGCCCGCGCCGGGACCCTCACGCCGTCACCTGCCAGAAGTGTATGTCCGAATGCTTGAGCGAGTGCGAGGCGCTGTTGGACAAATACGCCAAGCTTGCCAACCCCTTCAGTTACAACAACAAaggggagaagggggaggagggtcGGGCTGAtggtggaggaggtgatggagaaggggatgaggaagaggacgagagCGTTAAACGCAGGCCGTCCTACACTCCACAGCTGATCAAAGCTAAGTCCGCCAAGTGTTTCGACAAGCGTCTCAAGACCCTCCAAGAGCTGTGTGAAAACACTTTCTACAGCGCCACCGTGGAGCTCCTGAAGGAGACTGAGAGGAGTTTCCGAGGCGACTTGTGCTACCTGCACACGCGCCGCCTGGACAGGGCGCTACGCAGGAAACAGAGACTTACAAACTTCCTGTTTGAGGAAGACCtcggtgatgatgatgaggacgAAGGGAGAACACTCAGACCATTCTGTGCTGTGAACCATGCTATAGACAACTACTCACTCTTAAACCCTCCTCCCATAGTGCTGGGGCCAGATCATTTAGAGCTCGACTCTTTGGAGCCACCGGACCTGTTAGACCCAGCCTCCGAGACTAGCCATACTCAGGAGAGTGAGCTTGGGCTTGGGGAGAGCCACCTGGAGTCTTCCCCCTCAGACCAGACTCTGGAGACCCAGGAGAGTTCGGAGGAGACCAAAGGAAGCTTTAGCAGTGACAAGAGTGGGCTGGGACAATCCGAGACGCAACAGAATCTGGCTGGTATGAAGTCAGAAGctcctgatcctgatcctgatcctgactCTGATTTGACACCGGACCCAGACCATAACACTGACCTGGAGAGGgaaagcagcagtgaggagaCGGAAACCACTGCAGGAGATGATGAGGGTGACAACAAAGAAGCCCAGACACCCAACTCTTTGCTGGAAGCGGTCTCTGGGCTGGAGGCCAGCAGGGAGGATGtgtgtgatggaggagctgaggaggTGTCTGATCTGCTGGTTCAAATAGACACTGCATGCTGTATGGCCCAAGAGGGTTTCCTTTATGAGGCTTCTGCACCAGAATCAGTGCCTCACCTGAGCCAAAACTCCCACCCACAGCCCCTCTCTCAAACACTGGTGGTCAACCAGGagccccaggccctgcttccacTCCAGGACGACTATGCTGTGGGTTCCCCGTGTTCAGAAAGCCCCGTAGCTGGGCTGGAGCTGCCTGTGGGGGTCCTGGGAGATGCTGTTTCCCGCACCTCAGTGGAGGATGGCTGGGATTGTACCATGAGTGCTTCTACAGGTTCTGACCGGGCTGCCTCACCTCTCGGCTACGGAGGGGCAGTGACCCTGCGTCAAAGGAAGAAGGCTGGACAAGGAGCCTTGAGGTTTGTGCGACAGTACCCGTTTGCCATGCAAGCTCTGTGGTGTCTGCTGAGTGGAAGGACCCTGGTGGTGCTCGGGGCAGATGAGGGGAGGGTCCGCCGCCTGGTTGCTGCTCTGGCCCTCTTCGTGCCCAGTCCTGGGAAGTGTGGTGAGAGGATTCAAGCTTGGCTGTCCTGCCCATTCACCCTTACTGACCTGCAGAGGTGGAAACTCATTGGATTGCAACG AGTGGCGTCCCCTGTGGGCTCCAGCATGCTTTATTCGCTGTCCCGCTACAGTCGCTACATCTCCATCCTGGATGCAGACCAGAAGACCTTGCGCTGTCCACCATATCGCGGCCAACTTCTTGCCAACATAGCGGACCACCGCACCTACATCCGCCGTGGTTCCACCTACTTCCTTCACGTGCAGAGCACACTCTGTCGCCTGGCAGCCAAGGCCTTCCTGTTTACCTTCACCCACCATCTCCACCTGCCGGTGAGCTCCACGGAGGGTCCAGAGGGCGTGGAGGGTCGACGCTGCTGCTTCCTGCAGGAGCAGCTGGGGCTGGGTGAGGAGGACAGCCACATACTGCTCTACCTCAGCCAGCTCATCACTCATCAGTACCTACAGCCCACCAACGGGAGCAATGCAGCAGTACcttgttttagttttaactACACCACCAGCGTTTTATACAAAATCTAA
- the bud31 gene encoding protein BUD31 homolog produces MPKVKRSRKPPPDGWELIEPTLDELDQKMREAETEPHEGKRKVESLWPIFRLHHQRSRYIYDLFYKRKAISRELYEYCIKEGYADKNLIAKWKKQGYENLCCLRCIQTRDTNFGTNCICRVPKSKLEVGRIIECTHCGCRGCSG; encoded by the exons atgcCCAAAGTAAAGAGGAGTCGGAAGCCGCCTCCAGACGGCTGGGAGCTCATTGAGCCCACTTTGGACGAGCTGGATCAGAAAATGAGAGAAG CTGAAACAGAGCCTCACGAGGGGAAGCGAAAGGTGGAATCCCTCTGGCCAATTTTCCGGCTGCACCATCAACGAAGTCGATACATCTACGACCTCTTCTACAAAAGGAAAGCCATCAGCAGAG AGCTGTATGAGTATTGTATAAAGGAGGGCTATGCAGACAAGAACCTGATCGCCAAGTGGAAGAAGCAGGGCTACGAGAACCTGTGCTGCCTGCGTTGCATCCAAACACGAGACACCAACTTTGGAACTAACTGCATCTGCAGAGTCCCCAAAAGCAAGCTGGAAGTT ggaCGTATTATTGAATGCACTCACTGTGGATGCAGAGGATGCTCTGGCTGA
- the pdap1b gene encoding pdgfa associated protein 1b isoform X1 gives MPKGGKKGGHKGRMRTYTSPEEIDAQMKAEKERKKDEDEGAAQTDAAEEKLTASGSEDSDDEGSQRRRAGVEGLIEIENPNRVAQKSKKVTHIELDEPKQLSRREREEIEKQKAKERYMKMHLAGKTDQAKADLARLAIVRKQREEAARKKEGEKKAKDAKEAAAAAAKGMNSLSLK, from the exons ATGCCCAAAGGAG GCAAGAAAGGTGGCCACAAGGGTCGCATGCGGACATACACCAGCCCAGAGGAGATAGACGCCCAGATGAaggcagagaaggagaggaaaaag gatgAGGACGAGGGTGCAGCTCAGACTGACGCGGCGGAGGAGAAGCTAACGGCATCGGGATCAGAAGACAGCGATGATGAAGGTTCCCAG aggaggagagcggGCGTGGAGGGCTTGATAGAAATCGAGAACCCCAACAGAGTGGCTCAAAAATCCAAGAAGGTGACGCACATCGAGCTGGATGAGCCCAAGCAGCTatcaagaagagaaag AGAGGAGATTGAGAAACAGAAAGCGAAGGAGCGTTACATGAAGATGCACTTGGCAGGGAAGACGGACCAGGCCAAAGCTGACCTCGCTCGCCTCGCCATCgtcagaaaacagagagaggaggctgcgagaaagaaagaaggggagaaaaaag CAAAAGATGcgaaagaagcagcagcagcagcagctaaaggAATGAACTCCCTCTCATTGAAATGA
- the pdap1b gene encoding pdgfa associated protein 1b isoform X2: MPKGGKKGGHKGRMRTYTSPEEIDAQMKAEKERKKDEDEGAAQTDAAEEKLTASGSEDSDDEGSQRRRAGVEGLIEIENPNRVAQKSKKVTHIELDEPKQLSRREREEIEKQKAKERYMKMHLAGKTDQAKADLARLAIVRKQREEAARKKEGEKKGKLCERSSSSSS; this comes from the exons ATGCCCAAAGGAG GCAAGAAAGGTGGCCACAAGGGTCGCATGCGGACATACACCAGCCCAGAGGAGATAGACGCCCAGATGAaggcagagaaggagaggaaaaag gatgAGGACGAGGGTGCAGCTCAGACTGACGCGGCGGAGGAGAAGCTAACGGCATCGGGATCAGAAGACAGCGATGATGAAGGTTCCCAG aggaggagagcggGCGTGGAGGGCTTGATAGAAATCGAGAACCCCAACAGAGTGGCTCAAAAATCCAAGAAGGTGACGCACATCGAGCTGGATGAGCCCAAGCAGCTatcaagaagagaaag AGAGGAGATTGAGAAACAGAAAGCGAAGGAGCGTTACATGAAGATGCACTTGGCAGGGAAGACGGACCAGGCCAAAGCTGACCTCGCTCGCCTCGCCATCgtcagaaaacagagagaggaggctgcgagaaagaaagaaggggagaaaaaaggtAAACT ATGcgaaagaagcagcagcagcagcagctaa
- the shmt1 gene encoding serine hydroxymethyltransferase, cytosolic, with protein sequence MSLTNGNSVSKETWESHNKMMLEPLANNDSEVFSIIKKEKHRQKYGLELIASENFASRAVLEALGSCMNNKYSEGYPGQRYYGGTEHVDELERLCQKRALEAFGLDSEKWGVNVQPYSGSPANFAVYAGIVEPHGRIMGLDLPDGGHLTHGFMTEKKKISATSIFFESMPYKVNPETGYIDYDRLQENAKLFHPKLIIAGTSCYSRNIDYARMKQIANENGAYLMGDMAHISGLVAAGVVPSPFEYCDIVTTTTHKTLRGCRSGVIFYRKGVRSVDAKGKETPYNLESLINQSVFPGLQGGPHNHAIAGVAVALKQAMTPEFKAYQLQVLANCKALSSALIDHGYKIVTGGSDNHLILLDLRNKGSDGGRAEKVLEACAIACNKNTCPGDKSALRPSGLRFGSPALTSRGLVEQDFKKVAEFIHRAIELTLEVQRSLDPKAPLREFTQALSQGEKFQQRVAEIKAEVETFAGTFAMPGLPEL encoded by the exons ATGTCTTTGACAAACGGCAACAGTGTGAGCAAAGAAACATGGGAGTCGCACAACAAGATGATGTTGGAGCCTCTGGCCAACAACGACTCTGAG GTGTTCTCCATCATCAAGAAAGAGAAGCACAGGCAGAAGTACGGTCTGGAGCTGATAGCGTCCGAGAACTTTGCCAGCAGAGCTGTTCTTGAGGCTTTGGGTTCCTGTATGAACAACAAGTACTCTGAAGGATACCCTGGACAGAG gtacTATGGTGGTACAGAGCATGTTGACGAACTGGAGAGACTCTGCCAGAAGAGGGCGCTGGAGGCCTTTGGTCTGGATTCAGAGAAATGGGGTGTCAATGTGCAGCCATACTCAG GTTCGCCGGCCAACTTTGCCGTCTATGCCGGCATTGTGGAGCCCCACGGCAGGATCATGGGACTGGACCTTCCTGACGGAGGTCACCTGACACATGGCTTTATgactgaaaagaagaaaatctcaGCGACGTCAATCTTCTTTGAGTCCATGCCTTATAAG GTTAATCCAGAAACTGGCTACATTGACTATGACAGACTGCAAGAAAACGCAAAGCTGTTCCACCCAAAACTCATCATTGCAG GAACGAGCTGCTATTCCCGCAACATTGACTACGCCCGCATGAAGCAGATCGCTAATGAGAACGGTGCATATCTGATGGGAGACATGGCTCACATCAGTGGATTGGTGGCAGCTGGAGTTGTGCCCTCGCCCTTCGAGTACTGTGACATTGTTACCACGACAACGCACAAGACGCTTCGGGGCTGCCGATCTGGAGTTATATTCTACAGGAAAG GTGTGCGGAGCGTGGATGCAAAGGGAAAGGAGACTCCGTACAACTTGGAGTCTTTGATCAATCAGTCAGTGTTTCCTGGGCTGCAGGGAGGGCCACACAACCACGCCATCGCAG GTGTTGCTGTAGCTCTCAAACAGGCCATGACACCAGAGTTCAAGGCCTACCAGTTGCAGGTTCTGGCAAACTGCAAAGCTCTGTCCAGTGCCCTCATTGACCATGGTTACAAGATTGTCACTG GCGGCTCTGACAACCATCTGATCCTGCTGGACCTGCGTAACaaaggaagtgatggaggacgaGCTGAGAAGGTTCTGGAGGCCTGTGCTATTGCTTGTAATAAGAACACCTGTCCAG GGGATAAGAGTGCTTTGCGCCCCAGTGGTCTGAGATTTGGCTCTCCAGCTCTGACCTCCAGAGGTTTGGTGGAACAAGATTTCAAGAAAGTGGCAGAGTTCATTCACAGAG CCATCGAGCTGACCTTGGAGGTGCAGAGAAGCCTGGATCCCAAAGCCCCTCTGAGGGAGTTCACTCAGGCTCTTTCCCAGGGAGAGAAGTTCCAGCAGCGGGTAGCTGAGATCAAGGCAGAGGTGGAGACTTTCGCTGGTACTTTCGCCATGCCTGGCCTGCCTGAGCTGTAG
- the cpsf4 gene encoding cleavage and polyadenylation specificity factor subunit 4: protein MQDLLATVDHIKFDLEIAVEQQLGAQPLPFPGMDKSGSAVCEFFMRAACIKGGMCPFRHISGEKTVVCKHWLRGLCKKGDQCEFLHEYDMTKMPECYFYSKFGECSNKECPFLHIDPESKIKDCPWYDRGFCKHGPDCRHRHTRRVICVNYLVGFCPEGKSCKFMHPRFELPMGASEQPPLPQQAQNQTKPVPTIGRSSLSLIQLTNSSPGQRPQNNMMNTGMQQNNMASNRGPRPLDQVTCYKCGEKGHYANKCTKGHLAFLSGQ from the exons ATGCAGGATTTACTGGCCACCGTGGATCACATCAAGTTTGATCTTGAGATCGCTGTGGAGCAGCAGCTGGGGGCGCAGCCGCTACCTTTCCCCGGCATGGACA AGTCCggctctgctgtgtgtgagtTCTTCATGAGAGCAGCGTgtataaaag GCGGGATGTGTCCGTTCCGTCACATCAGCGGAGAGAAGACGGTGGTGTGTAAGCATTGGCTCAGAGGACTGTGTAAGAAGGGAGACCAGTGCGAGTTTCTCCACGAGTACGACATGACCAAGATGCCTGAATGCTACTTCTACTCTAAGTTTG GTGAGTGCAGCAACAAGGAATGTCCGTTCCTGCACATCGATCCAGAGTCAAAGATCAAAGACTGTCCCTGGTACGACCGAGGCTTCTGCAAACACG GTCCCGACTgcaggcacagacacacaagaagGGTGATCTGTGTCAATTACCTGGTGGGCTTCTGTCCAGAAGGAAAATCCTGTAAATTTATGCA TCCTCGTTTTGAGTTACCCATGGGTGCTTCTGAACAGCCTCCTCTACCACAACAAGCCCAGAACCAGACAAAG ccGGTGCCCACCATCGGACGCTCCTCGCTCTCTCTAATCCAGCTGACCAACTCCAGTCCAGGTCAGCGGCCGCAAAACAACATGATGAATACGGGCATGCAGCAAAATAACATGGCTTCCAACAGAGGGCCTCGACCGCTGGACCAGGTCACCTGCTACAAG TGTGGAGAGAAGGGTCACTATGCCAACAAATGCACCAAAGGTCACCTGGCCTTCCTGAGCGGACAGTAA